A region from the Polyangiaceae bacterium genome encodes:
- the nusG gene encoding transcription termination/antitermination protein NusG: MTEPESNETITESSEAAESTPAAADGSAKKWYVVTTYSGYENKVKAALQERIRQHKMEEKFGEVLIPSETVTEQTRTGKTRVKTKTSFPGYLFVEMEMSEHAWHLVKDTPKVTGFIGNQRPQEVKPPHIEDLRKGIVEGAVKPKPRHQFQEGDEVRVVVGAFANFSGTVQEVKPDKQKLKVMVSIFGRPTPVELDFSHVEKR; the protein is encoded by the coding sequence ATGACTGAGCCGGAATCGAACGAGACGATCACGGAGTCGAGCGAGGCCGCGGAGAGCACTCCGGCGGCGGCCGATGGCTCTGCCAAGAAGTGGTACGTCGTCACCACCTACTCGGGCTACGAGAACAAGGTGAAGGCGGCTCTGCAGGAACGGATCCGCCAGCACAAGATGGAGGAGAAGTTCGGCGAGGTGCTGATCCCCTCCGAGACCGTCACCGAGCAGACCCGTACCGGCAAAACGCGGGTCAAGACCAAGACCAGTTTCCCGGGCTACCTGTTCGTGGAAATGGAGATGAGCGAGCACGCTTGGCACTTGGTCAAGGACACGCCGAAGGTCACCGGCTTCATCGGCAACCAGCGCCCCCAGGAAGTGAAGCCCCCGCACATCGAGGATCTCCGCAAGGGCATCGTCGAGGGCGCGGTCAAGCCCAAGCCTCGTCATCAGTTTCAAGAGGGCGACGAGGTGCGCGTGGTGGTGGGCGCGTTCGCGAACTTCTCCGGCACCGTCCAAGAGGTCAAGCCGGACAAGCAGAAGCTCAAGGTCATGGTCAGCATCTTCGGGCGCCCGACGCCGGTGGAGCTGGACTTCTCCCACGTAGAGAAACGGTGA
- a CDS encoding 50S ribosomal protein L1: MGKIAKKRVDALKKVERDKRYTVEEAVGVVKAASYVKFNESVDIAVRLGVNPKHADQMVRGALMLPNGTGKSVRVLVFAKGEKEKEALEAGADFAGSDELVQKVQDGFMDFDRVIATPDMMGSVGKLGRILGPRGLMPNPKVGSVTMDVSNAVKEAKAGKVEYRVDKAGVVHCRIGQVSFAEDKLAQNAHALINELVHKKPPTAKGTYLKSITLSSTMGPGVRVDTTSVTASHEEEH; encoded by the coding sequence ATGGGAAAGATCGCAAAGAAGAGAGTCGACGCGCTCAAGAAAGTTGAGCGCGACAAACGCTACACGGTGGAAGAGGCCGTGGGCGTGGTGAAGGCCGCTTCGTACGTGAAGTTCAACGAAAGCGTGGACATCGCAGTGCGTCTCGGCGTCAACCCCAAGCACGCTGACCAGATGGTCCGCGGCGCGCTGATGCTGCCCAACGGCACCGGCAAGTCCGTTCGCGTCCTGGTGTTCGCCAAGGGCGAGAAGGAGAAGGAGGCCCTGGAAGCGGGTGCCGACTTCGCGGGCTCGGACGAGCTGGTCCAGAAGGTCCAAGACGGATTCATGGACTTCGATCGGGTCATCGCCACGCCGGACATGATGGGCTCGGTGGGCAAGCTGGGCCGTATCCTCGGTCCCCGCGGCCTGATGCCGAATCCGAAGGTCGGTTCCGTCACCATGGACGTGTCCAACGCGGTCAAAGAGGCCAAGGCGGGCAAGGTGGAGTACCGAGTGGACAAGGCCGGCGTGGTGCACTGCCGTATCGGTCAGGTCTCGTTCGCCGAGGACAAGTTGGCTCAGAACGCCCACGCCCTCATCAACGAGCTGGTCCACAAGAAGCCGCCGACGGCCAAGGGCACCTACCTCAAGAGCATCACGCTCTCGAGCACGATGGGCCCGGGCGTTCGCGTCGACACCACCAGCGTCACCGCCTCGCACGAGGAGGAGCACTGA
- the secE gene encoding preprotein translocase subunit SecE translates to MAKDLEEQDELDTTEDEESADVVDAEEAEESADEAEERTSADEIEASGSDSDSDEEAEDDERDGETPANVGAALKYVHAAFFSSGILIAYLSSKLLAMIWNELAEWPTATRAVPQLLRYAEDDRGNITLAIGAVIGIVAVIQTYRKETIRRWADEVAGELAKVTWPTRDIVTNGTIVVVIASFIATAYVGILDRLWSFLTNLVYGA, encoded by the coding sequence ATGGCAAAGGATCTCGAAGAACAAGACGAGCTCGACACGACGGAAGACGAAGAGTCTGCCGACGTGGTCGACGCCGAGGAAGCGGAGGAATCCGCTGACGAGGCGGAGGAGCGCACGTCCGCCGACGAGATCGAAGCCTCGGGTTCGGACTCCGATTCCGACGAAGAGGCGGAAGATGACGAGCGTGACGGAGAGACGCCGGCCAACGTTGGTGCGGCACTGAAGTACGTCCACGCCGCCTTCTTCAGCTCCGGCATCTTGATCGCGTACCTGTCCAGCAAGCTGCTCGCCATGATTTGGAACGAGCTGGCGGAGTGGCCCACGGCCACCCGCGCCGTGCCTCAGCTCCTCCGCTACGCAGAGGACGATCGAGGCAACATCACGCTGGCCATCGGTGCCGTCATCGGCATCGTGGCGGTGATTCAGACTTACCGTAAAGAGACGATTCGTCGCTGGGCAGACGAAGTGGCGGGGGAGCTCGCCAAGGTCACCTGGCCCACGCGGGACATCGTCACGAACGGAACCATCGTGGTCGTAATCGCGAGCTTCATCGCGACCGCCTACGTCGGGATCCTGGATCGCCTTTGGAGCTTTCTCACCAACCTGGTGTACGGGGCATGA
- the rplK gene encoding 50S ribosomal protein L11 has translation MAASKKKIAGFIKLQLPAGKANPSPPVGPALGQHGVNIMQFCKDFNARSQKLGDTIIPVVITVYADRSYSFIMKSPPASVLLKKACGLPTSGKPGSGSKEPNKQKVGQLTWDQVREVAKEKMNDMNTTDLEAAARTIAGTARSMGITVS, from the coding sequence ATGGCAGCCTCAAAGAAGAAGATCGCAGGTTTCATCAAACTGCAGCTCCCCGCGGGCAAGGCGAACCCTTCGCCGCCGGTGGGCCCCGCGCTGGGTCAGCACGGCGTGAACATCATGCAGTTCTGCAAGGACTTCAACGCGCGGAGCCAGAAGCTCGGCGACACCATCATCCCGGTGGTGATCACGGTGTACGCCGACCGCTCGTACTCCTTCATCATGAAGTCCCCGCCCGCGAGCGTGCTGCTCAAGAAGGCGTGCGGACTGCCTACCTCGGGCAAGCCGGGCTCGGGCTCCAAGGAGCCCAACAAGCAGAAGGTCGGCCAGCTCACTTGGGACCAGGTTCGCGAGGTCGCCAAGGAGAAGATGAACGACATGAACACCACTGACCTCGAGGCGGCCGCGCGCACCATCGCAGGCACCGCCCGGAGCATGGGCATTACGGTCAGCTGA
- the rplL gene encoding 50S ribosomal protein L7/L12, giving the protein MADITKEQVVDYLSNLPVIQIAELVKELEEKWGVSAAPVAVAGAAAPAAGPAAEEKTEFDVILAEAGASKINVIKAVRELTGLGLKEAKDLVEGAPKAIKEGISKEEAADIKKKLEDAGAKVEVK; this is encoded by the coding sequence ATGGCTGACATTACTAAGGAGCAGGTCGTCGACTACCTTTCCAACCTTCCGGTCATTCAGATCGCGGAGCTGGTGAAGGAGCTCGAGGAAAAGTGGGGCGTGAGCGCGGCACCAGTGGCCGTTGCGGGCGCTGCCGCACCCGCCGCGGGCCCCGCCGCGGAGGAGAAGACGGAGTTCGACGTCATCCTCGCCGAGGCTGGCGCCAGCAAGATCAACGTCATCAAGGCAGTGCGCGAGCTCACCGGGTTGGGCCTGAAGGAAGCGAAGGACCTCGTCGAGGGCGCTCCCAAGGCCATCAAGGAAGGCATCTCCAAGGAGGAGGCTGCCGACATCAAGAAGAAGCTCGAGGACGCTGGGGCCAAGGTCGAGGTCAAGTGA
- the rpmG gene encoding 50S ribosomal protein L33 — protein MRDRNGAARVQVALSCEQCGARNYKTTKPRRDGQKPLALKKHCKHCNAHTLHRETK, from the coding sequence GTGAGAGATCGGAACGGCGCGGCAAGAGTCCAGGTTGCCTTGAGCTGTGAGCAGTGTGGAGCTCGCAACTACAAGACGACCAAGCCGCGCCGCGACGGGCAGAAACCTCTCGCACTGAAGAAGCACTGCAAACACTGCAACGCCCACACGCTGCACAGGGAAACGAAGTAA
- a CDS encoding 50S ribosomal protein L10 encodes MLRSQKAEAIDFIKDRFDRMTSAVFIDFAGMTVEEVSTLRNNFRSKGVEYRVVKNTLVKKAVGEAAWSKDLDVVLKGMTGIAWSYEEPSAAARVVKEFKKSNEKLKIKAGLLDGQVLDGKAVEDQLAMLPSKDEARSMLLATLMAPAQHMVMLLNAPLRELVGVMAAKQRKDEGS; translated from the coding sequence ATGTTGCGCTCACAGAAGGCCGAGGCCATCGACTTCATCAAGGATCGCTTCGATCGCATGACGTCAGCGGTGTTCATCGATTTCGCGGGCATGACCGTGGAAGAGGTGAGCACTCTCCGGAACAACTTCCGCAGCAAGGGTGTGGAGTACCGGGTCGTCAAGAACACCCTGGTGAAGAAGGCCGTTGGCGAAGCCGCGTGGAGCAAAGATCTCGACGTCGTGCTCAAGGGCATGACCGGCATTGCCTGGAGCTACGAAGAGCCCAGCGCCGCCGCCCGCGTGGTCAAGGAATTCAAGAAATCCAACGAGAAGCTCAAGATCAAGGCGGGGCTGCTCGATGGTCAGGTTCTCGACGGCAAGGCAGTCGAGGATCAACTCGCAATGCTGCCCAGCAAGGACGAAGCGCGCTCGATGCTGCTCGCGACCTTGATGGCTCCGGCACAGCACATGGTGATGCTCCTCAATGCTCCTTTGCGCGAGCTGGTCGGCGTGATGGCCGCCAAGCAGCGCAAGGACGAGGGGAGCTGA